In Drosophila simulans strain w501 chromosome X, Prin_Dsim_3.1, whole genome shotgun sequence, one DNA window encodes the following:
- the LOC27206864 gene encoding 60S ribosomal protein L22, with amino-acid sequence MHLQRGFSEYGVDALRPHQPSLLLAVASAFCSFSSWFSTDKMAPTAKTNKGDTKTAAAKPAEKKAAPAAAAAKGKVEKPKAEAAKPAAAAAKNVKKAPEAAKDVKAAAAAAKPAAAKPAAAKPTAAAKDAGKKAPVAAPKKDAKAAAAPAAAKAAPAKKAASTPAAAPPAKKAAPAKAAAPAAAAPAPAAAAPAVAKPAPKPKAKAAPAPSKVVKKNVLRGKGQKKKKVSLRFTIDCTNIAEDSIMDVADFEKYIKARLKVNGKVNNLGNNVTFERSKLKLIVSSDVHFSKAYLKYLTKKYLKKNSLRDWIRVVANEKDSYELRYFRISSNDDEDDDAE; translated from the exons ATGCATTTGCAGCGTGGCTTTTCGGAATACGGCGTTGACGCGCTGCGGCCACACCAGCCATCTCTTCTTCTTGCCGTCGCTTCCGCTTTCTGTTCTTTTTCCTCGTGGTTTTCAACTGACAAGATGGCTCCTACC GCCAAGACCAACAAGGGTGATACCAAGACCGCTGCTGCCAAGCCAGCGGAGAAGAAGGCCGCTcccgcagccgccgccgccaaggGCAAGGTGGAGAAGCCGAAGGCTGAGGCCGCCAAGCCCGCGGCCGCCGCGGCCAAGAACGTGAAGAAGGCGCCCGAGGCGGCCAAGGATGTGAAGgcagccgccgctgctgccaagcCCGCGGCAGCTAAGCCCGCAGCTGCCAAGCCCACCGCCGCTGCCAAAGATGCCGGAAAGAAGGCTCCCGTTGCTGCTCCCAAGAAGGACGCCAAGGCTGCCGCTGCTCCGGCTGCCGCCAAGGCTGCTCCGGCCAAGAAGGCTGCCTCTACTCCTGCTGCCGCTCCCCCAGCAAAGAAGGCTGCTCCCGCTAAGGCCGCAGccccggctgctgctgctcccgctccggctgcagctgctcctgctgtcgCTAAGCCTGCGCCTAAGCCGAAGGCCAAGGCTGCCCCAGCTCCCAGCAAGGTAGTCAAGAAGAACGTGCTGCGTGGCAAGGgacagaagaagaagaaggtcTCGCTGCGCTTCACCATCGACTGCACCAACATTGCTGAGGATAGCATCATGGATGTGGCCGACTTC GAGAAGTACATCAAGGCCCGCCTTAAGGTCAACGGCAAGGTGAACAACCTGGGCAACAACGTCACCTTCGAGCGCTCCAAGCTGAAGCTCATTGTCAGCTCCGACGTGCACTTCTCCAAGGCATACCTTAAGTACTTGACCAAGAAGTACCTGAAGAAGAACAGCCTGCGCGACTGGATCCGCGTGGTGGCCAACGAAAAGGACTCGTACGAGCTGC